The region TTCCAGGTTAAGCGATCGCTGGTAAGACGTGCCTGCCGTGGTCCACCTGCGCCTCGAACATTTCCAACAAGATTGAGCAACTTGGTTTTAAGATTTAGATCGCCCTGATTTCCAGTCAAGGTAATGCCATCTTTAGCGTTGTTAATCGTAATCAACTGAGGAGACACAATCAGGCGCTCCTGAATGCGCCAAGTCACCAAATTTCCACTCACTTGTACAGCTGGATCAAAGATGTTCAACTGAGCATTCTGCTTCAGGGTAACAATCTGAGTTTTAAGATCCATTTCGCCCTGAGCAGCATTCGCGCGATCAGTTGCCACCTTATTGTCGTAGCGCTCCAACTGGAGGGGGCGATCGCCCACGAGTTTATCTTTTTCCACCAACCAGACCAGTCGTTCTGTATTGAACTTCAAATCCGGCTTAGTTGACTCCGCCATGACTTTGCCATCCAACTCTAGTCGCCGTTGCCGGGTAAAATACTTCCCACTATTAGCAGAAGCGCTGATATTCTTCCGTGCTCCAGTGACGTTATTGCGAATTAAGATCAGGTCATTTTGGGGTTGCCACTCCAACTCATTGCCTTTAAGTGTCAAACCATCCCGTAAATCAGTTGCAAGAATATTTCCTCTAAGGAAAATTCGTTCCCCATCCTTCACCACTTCTCCGCTGTCACCAGACACTTTTACAATCGCTTTTCCATCCTGATAAAACTCTCCATTTGGCTTTTTTACCAGTGCGGTTTTCTTATCACGACTATAGGCAGCCTGTTCTGCTTTCACCTTCCACCACAACCGCCCTTTTTTGTCAAAATCCTCAAGCGTCACCGAGTTGAAGGTGAGATCTGTATCAAAATTTTCCCCTTCAAGCTGTTTCGCATCTTCTGCTAGCTTACGCTCTGCTCGGTTTGTATTGCATCCAAACAATGCCATAGGCATCACGATTAAGAGTGCGCCGCAAAACAAAGTGCCAATCAAACGGTGAGACTTCAGTCCAGAAGAAAACACGACAGGATGCACTGGGTTACCCAGACTTGTGAAATACAGGATATTAGACCACAGACTGAGGCGAAAAGTTCACACCAACTCGAAAAACAGT is a window of Leptolyngbyaceae cyanobacterium JSC-12 DNA encoding:
- a CDS encoding hypothetical protein (IMG reference gene:2510095324~PFAM: Protein of unknown function (DUF1239)), whose protein sequence is MHPVVFSSGLKSHRLIGTLFCGALLIVMPMALFGCNTNRAERKLAEDAKQLEGENFDTDLTFNSVTLEDFDKKGRLWWKVKAEQAAYSRDKKTALVKKPNGEFYQDGKAIVKVSGDSGEVVKDGERIFLRGNILATDLRDGLTLKGNELEWQPQNDLILIRNNVTGARKNISASANSGKYFTRQRRLELDGKVMAESTKPDLKFNTERLVWLVEKDKLVGDRPLQLERYDNKVATDRANAAQGEMDLKTQIVTLKQNAQLNIFDPAVQVSGNLVTWRIQERLIVSPQLITINNAKDGITLTGNQGDLNLKTKLLNLVGNVRGAGGPRQARLTSDRLTWNIDTQQFQADGNVTYQQATPPLNLAGPRARGTLRDQQVVVSGGRVVTQFVP